A window of Halovivax gelatinilyticus genomic DNA:
GTATCCGTGTCACTCCCCATCGGTCGAACGGTGGTTTCTCATGCGAGCAACCTCGTTTCGCCACGACGGGGAGCGCTACGTCTCTGTCGCACACTCGGACATCACGGACCGATACGAATCGGAACGCGAACTGGAGCGTTCGAACGAACGCCTCGAACAGTTCGCCCACGCCGCGAGTCACGACCTCCAGGAACCGCTCAGGATGGTGACGAGTTATCTCGATATGCTAGAACGGCGCTACGGAGCGGAACTGGACGAGGAGGCGATCGAGTTCATCGAGTTCGCTACCGACGGCGCGTCGCGGATGAAGGCGATGATCGACGGCCTCCTCGAATACTCTCGGGTCGAAACGGCGACGTCGCCGTCTAAATCGGTCGATCTCGACGCCGTCCTCTCCGACGTGCGTACCGACCTGGGACGTCGGATCGAGGAGACCGACGCGGAAATTACGACCGAATCGCTACCGATCGTCAGGGGCGATCCGAGTCAGCTCAGACAGGTGTTTCAGAACTTGCTCGACAACGCGATCGAGTACAGCGGAGAGACGCCTCCGCGCGTC
This region includes:
- a CDS encoding PAS domain-containing sensor histidine kinase, producing the protein MAADDPPSLLRSAVDTLPINLAILDADGTIVYTNQSWKQFGTENEIDLRPDTIGVNYLEVAGKDTSETGRRAIDGLREILAGERDVFELEYPCHSPSVERWFLMRATSFRHDGERYVSVAHSDITDRYESERELERSNERLEQFAHAASHDLQEPLRMVTSYLDMLERRYGAELDEEAIEFIEFATDGASRMKAMIDGLLEYSRVETATSPSKSVDLDAVLSDVRTDLGRRIEETDAEITTESLPIVRGDPSQLRQVFQNLLDNAIEYSGETPPRVDVSATRLDGMWRLSVSDDGIGIDPANEDRIFGVFERLHTHEEHTGSGIGLALVNRIVERHGGDIWVESEQGAGSTFSFTLPPATDEADGTEAG